A section of the Bacillota bacterium genome encodes:
- a CDS encoding ABC transporter permease produces MRAAWAVARKELLIMLRYPTWSVGLLVWPVLFPAAYVFFGRALAGPAGEGIATFQAVAGTGDYVGYVLLGTTLWMVLNTALWMLGSHLRQEQWRGTLEASWVSPASRMWLLAGAGAVQVVQSLALMVVTLVELRLLYGFHVRGSLDLIALLLVLSVVAVTGLGVVFASLVLRVRETDAMVFFVRGLFTVFAGITFPIEVMPGWMQAVSKAFPLTYAIRSLRGVALAGWTWEQVKGDALALVCFGAGFVALGFWVFRTVERTARRTGSLAHY; encoded by the coding sequence ATGCGCGCCGCCTGGGCGGTCGCCCGCAAGGAACTCCTCATCATGCTCCGCTACCCGACGTGGTCGGTGGGGCTTCTGGTCTGGCCCGTGCTCTTTCCGGCCGCCTACGTCTTCTTCGGGCGGGCGCTGGCGGGGCCGGCCGGCGAGGGTATCGCCACCTTCCAGGCCGTCGCCGGCACCGGGGACTACGTGGGCTACGTCCTGCTCGGCACCACCCTCTGGATGGTGCTCAACACCGCCCTGTGGATGCTCGGCTCCCACCTGCGGCAGGAGCAGTGGCGGGGGACGCTTGAGGCGAGCTGGGTCTCGCCTGCTTCCCGGATGTGGCTGCTCGCCGGCGCCGGAGCCGTGCAAGTGGTCCAGTCGCTGGCGCTGATGGTGGTCACCCTGGTTGAGCTGCGGCTGTTGTACGGCTTCCACGTGCGGGGGAGCCTCGACCTCATCGCGCTGCTCTTGGTGCTGTCGGTAGTTGCCGTGACGGGGCTCGGCGTAGTGTTCGCAAGCCTCGTGCTGCGGGTGAGGGAGACGGATGCGATGGTGTTCTTCGTGCGGGGGCTGTTCACGGTCTTCGCCGGTATCACCTTCCCCATCGAGGTGATGCCGGGATGGATGCAGGCGGTGAGCAAAGCCTTTCCCCTAACGTATGCCATCCGCAGCCTGCGCGGCGTGGCGCTCGCCGGGTGGACGTGGGAGCAGGTAAAGGGCGATGCGCTGGCGCTCGTATGCTTCGGCGCGGGCTTCGTGGCGCTGGGGTTCTGGGTGTTTCGAACGGTCGAGCGCACGGCCCGGCGTACGGGTAGCCTCGCCCACTACTGA
- a CDS encoding ABC transporter ATP-binding protein, giving the protein MELNGAGKTTIIRILSTLIEPTSGTASICGHDVRTDPAAARACLGVVMAGERHLYWKLTGRENLEYFATLYHVPARAIPGRIRAVLDRLGLSERADELVERYSTGMRQRLSLARALLHDPPALLLDEPTLGLDPQAARTLRELVLELKAEGRAILLTTHYMDEGDFLCDRVAIINHGRIVACDTPEALKRRLPGQRLFRLGLAGADGHLERLRRHLPDLHVVDVHQEPGGSATSLTLTLPDGRRDTADVVHAVFAEGLQLLNFSVKEPTLEDVFIAMTGRALRD; this is encoded by the coding sequence TTGGAGCTTAACGGCGCCGGCAAGACCACCATCATCCGCATCCTGTCGACGCTGATCGAGCCCACCAGCGGGACGGCCTCCATCTGCGGCCACGACGTTCGCACCGATCCCGCTGCCGCCCGCGCCTGCCTCGGCGTGGTGATGGCCGGCGAACGCCACCTCTACTGGAAACTCACTGGCCGGGAAAACCTCGAGTATTTTGCGACCCTCTACCACGTACCGGCCCGCGCGATCCCTGGCCGCATCCGCGCGGTGCTCGACCGGCTCGGCCTGTCGGAGCGCGCCGATGAGCTGGTCGAACGCTACTCGACGGGCATGCGGCAGCGCCTCTCCCTGGCCCGAGCTCTGCTCCACGACCCGCCGGCTCTCTTGCTCGACGAGCCGACTCTGGGGCTTGACCCGCAGGCGGCCCGGACTCTGCGGGAACTCGTCCTGGAGCTCAAGGCCGAGGGCCGGGCCATCCTCCTCACCACCCATTACATGGACGAAGGCGACTTCCTGTGCGACCGGGTGGCCATCATCAACCACGGCCGCATCGTCGCCTGCGACACGCCCGAAGCCCTCAAGCGCCGCCTGCCCGGACAGCGCCTGTTCCGGCTGGGACTGGCCGGCGCCGACGGGCACCTGGAGCGGTTGAGGCGGCACCTGCCGGACCTCCACGTGGTCGACGTGCACCAGGAGCCCGGCGGGTCGGCCACCTCGCTCACCCTCACGCTCCCGGACGGCCGGCGGGACACAGCCGACGTCGTCCACGCCGTGTTTGCCGAAGGGCTGCAGCTGCTCAACTTCTCCGTGAAGGAACCGACGCTCGAGGACGTGTTCATCGCCATGACGGGCCGCGCCCTTCGCGATTGA
- a CDS encoding dimethylmenaquinone methyltransferase, whose translation MAIDVLEMARRYRSLYAAAVYDVLDEMGYPAQCLSLAIRPLRRDMVVAGPAFTVVGRRDPRVEGEFNNPKLEDFRMLEAITAGSVIVVNAESGNPVGHWGDLMSAAARARGAVGIVIDGGIRDSRILLEMEDWPVFVRYTSPIESDKRWRVEDFQTPIAMSGSLTSQVRVNPGDWIFGDADGVIVMPAHLAEEVLVKAEAIKQMEDKVRGELSTGARVKEVFDRYKRL comes from the coding sequence ATGGCGATAGATGTGTTAGAGATGGCACGGCGGTATAGGAGTCTGTACGCTGCCGCCGTCTACGATGTGCTTGATGAGATGGGTTACCCTGCTCAGTGTCTCTCACTGGCGATCAGGCCCCTCCGGCGCGACATGGTGGTGGCAGGGCCTGCCTTCACGGTCGTGGGGCGGCGGGATCCTCGCGTGGAGGGCGAGTTTAACAACCCTAAGCTGGAAGATTTCCGCATGCTGGAGGCCATCACCGCCGGGTCCGTCATCGTGGTCAATGCCGAATCCGGGAACCCGGTCGGCCACTGGGGCGATCTGATGAGCGCCGCGGCTCGCGCCCGTGGCGCCGTCGGTATCGTCATCGACGGTGGAATAAGAGACAGCCGGATCCTACTGGAAATGGAAGACTGGCCAGTCTTCGTCAGGTATACGTCTCCCATCGAGTCGGACAAGCGGTGGAGGGTCGAGGATTTCCAGACTCCCATCGCCATGAGTGGCAGCCTCACCTCGCAAGTGCGGGTCAATCCAGGCGACTGGATATTCGGCGATGCGGACGGAGTCATTGTCATGCCGGCCCATTTGGCGGAAGAGGTGCTGGTGAAGGCTGAAGCTATCAAACAGATGGAGGACAAGGTGCGGGGGGAGCTGTCCACGGGCGCTCGGGTGAAAGAGGTCTTCGACCGCTACAAGCGCCTCTAG
- a CDS encoding ABC transporter substrate-binding protein, with the protein MRTRVAVLLVAAAIGAVWSCSAAAAVKQITWWAGAWNQDVARAIVEEFNRTHSDIRVQVEFFPWEGMFEKYLVSLVTGNAPDVMNVAVDWNVPFASTGRLLALDEYIARDLDEKDFLPNTWIKATFEGKRFGVPYRTETAALLYDKAAFRAAGLDPNRGPATWQELATYARRLTSAGRYGYGYPGKEPNNVTMNLITLMWCSGGDFVSKDLTRATVSEPKALRAAEFLSQLYFDGVVPSSTLENTGDDVRRLMANNRVAMTLTGSYDIDPIKAANPRAELGSALVPEWETRASLLAGWNVVITKQSKRPDAAWEFVKFFVMPENMARYTMTFPTRYSAAGFPRFQDPLLRPFLEQTRYARPLPNIPQLQQLRQIMYEEFQQVLLRRKSARDAMESAEVRMNEVLAR; encoded by the coding sequence GTGAGGACGCGAGTAGCTGTGCTCCTTGTAGCCGCTGCGATCGGGGCTGTGTGGTCCTGTTCGGCAGCTGCGGCAGTCAAACAGATTACGTGGTGGGCGGGCGCGTGGAACCAGGACGTCGCGCGCGCTATCGTCGAAGAGTTTAACCGTACTCATTCCGACATCCGGGTTCAGGTAGAGTTCTTCCCGTGGGAGGGCATGTTCGAGAAGTACCTGGTCTCTCTCGTGACGGGCAACGCACCCGACGTCATGAACGTGGCTGTGGACTGGAATGTTCCGTTCGCCTCGACAGGGAGGTTGCTCGCTCTCGACGAGTACATCGCTCGGGATCTCGACGAAAAGGACTTCCTACCCAACACCTGGATCAAGGCGACCTTCGAGGGTAAGCGCTTCGGAGTCCCGTACCGGACCGAGACAGCCGCGCTGTTGTACGACAAAGCGGCCTTCCGCGCCGCAGGGTTGGACCCGAACAGAGGCCCGGCCACGTGGCAAGAGCTTGCGACTTACGCGAGGCGCCTCACTTCGGCAGGGCGTTACGGCTACGGCTATCCCGGAAAAGAGCCGAACAACGTCACCATGAACCTCATCACCCTCATGTGGTGCTCGGGCGGCGACTTCGTCTCCAAGGACCTCACGCGGGCGACGGTGTCCGAACCCAAGGCGCTGCGCGCTGCAGAGTTCCTGTCGCAGCTTTACTTCGACGGCGTGGTGCCGTCGAGCACTCTCGAGAACACAGGGGACGACGTGCGCCGTCTGATGGCCAACAACCGGGTAGCCATGACGTTGACCGGCTCCTACGACATTGATCCCATCAAAGCGGCCAATCCACGCGCCGAGCTCGGCAGTGCACTGGTCCCGGAGTGGGAGACCCGAGCGTCTCTCCTCGCCGGGTGGAACGTGGTGATCACGAAGCAGAGCAAACGCCCGGACGCCGCGTGGGAATTCGTGAAGTTCTTCGTGATGCCCGAGAACATGGCTCGGTATACGATGACGTTCCCCACGCGGTACTCCGCGGCAGGCTTCCCGCGCTTCCAGGACCCGCTGCTGCGACCGTTCCTCGAGCAAACCCGCTACGCTCGACCCTTGCCGAACATCCCGCAGCTTCAGCAACTGCGCCAAATCATGTACGAGGAGTTCCAGCAAGTCCTGCTGCGCCGCAAGAGCGCCCGGGACGCCATGGAGTCTGCGGAGGTGCGGATGAACGAAGTCCTCGCGCGCTGA